One window from the genome of Streptomyces sp. NBC_00287 encodes:
- a CDS encoding esterase-like activity of phytase family protein, giving the protein MSPRRVHRSVAAGVPLAVMAVLAATGPAAGTPSEDARVIGTATLGDIPLAAFSNALLPGTVADDRGVDLGGIGSDIYPTGRKGEFWTVTDRGPNGQIKVDGTKRRTFPVPGFDPAIVKIRVSGDSVRVIDAIPLTTSSGKPVTGLSNQEGRDEAPYSYNASTPLSYNPNGLDTEGIVRAKNGSFWLVDEYGPSLVHVSARGKVLTRYVPEGLNLTGADYPVVEALPAVLLHRKTNRGFEGLAQLPGGDLVMAVQSPLSLPDADVGEASRTTRLLRFSPKKKAVTAEYAYRFDPVNVVDPSEDDTSELKISSVVAVGGNRLLVEERTDKAARLHLVRLDKDANILGGPWDDDTTSPSLEELDDPATAGVPVLPKKLVVDLGTVAGVPGKIEGVARVDHDTLALINDNDFGMTDGTGAFDAQGRLVDSGIETRVTYVRLPRGI; this is encoded by the coding sequence ATGTCCCCGCGCCGCGTCCACCGTTCCGTCGCAGCGGGCGTACCCCTTGCCGTCATGGCCGTCCTGGCGGCAACGGGTCCGGCCGCGGGCACACCGTCCGAGGACGCCCGGGTCATCGGCACCGCCACGCTCGGCGACATACCGCTCGCCGCGTTCAGCAACGCCCTGCTGCCCGGCACGGTCGCCGACGACCGGGGTGTCGATCTCGGTGGCATCGGCAGCGACATCTACCCGACGGGCCGCAAGGGCGAGTTCTGGACCGTCACCGACCGCGGGCCCAACGGTCAGATCAAGGTGGACGGCACCAAGCGCCGCACCTTCCCGGTGCCCGGTTTCGACCCGGCGATCGTCAAGATCCGAGTCTCGGGCGACTCGGTGCGGGTCATCGACGCGATCCCGCTGACCACCTCCTCCGGCAAACCCGTCACCGGGCTGTCCAACCAGGAGGGCCGCGACGAGGCGCCGTACTCGTACAACGCGAGCACGCCGCTGTCGTACAACCCCAATGGTCTTGACACCGAGGGCATCGTGCGGGCCAAGAACGGGAGTTTCTGGCTCGTCGACGAGTACGGGCCCTCGCTCGTGCATGTCTCCGCGCGCGGGAAGGTCCTCACGCGCTACGTGCCCGAGGGGCTGAACCTCACCGGCGCCGACTACCCGGTGGTCGAGGCGCTGCCCGCCGTCCTGCTGCACCGCAAGACCAACCGCGGTTTCGAGGGGCTCGCCCAACTTCCCGGCGGCGACCTGGTGATGGCCGTGCAGAGCCCGCTCTCGCTGCCCGACGCGGACGTCGGTGAAGCCTCGCGCACCACTCGTCTGCTGCGTTTCTCGCCGAAGAAGAAGGCGGTCACCGCCGAGTACGCCTACCGCTTCGACCCGGTGAACGTGGTGGACCCCAGCGAGGACGACACCTCCGAGCTGAAGATCTCCTCGGTGGTCGCCGTCGGCGGCAACCGGCTGCTGGTGGAAGAGCGCACCGACAAGGCGGCCCGGCTGCACCTGGTACGGCTGGACAAGGACGCGAACATTCTCGGCGGTCCCTGGGACGACGACACGACGTCGCCGTCGCTGGAGGAGCTCGACGATCCGGCCACCGCGGGCGTGCCCGTCCTCCCCAAGAAGCTGGTCGTCGATCTCGGCACGGTCGCCGGGGTGCCCGGCAAGATCGAGGGCGTCGCGCGCGTGGACCACGACACCCTCGCCCTGATCAACGACAACGACTTCGGCATGACCGACGGGACGGGCGCGTTCGACGCGCAGGGCCGACTGGTCGACAGCGGGATCGAGACGAGGGTGACGTACGTCCGGCTGCCGCGCGGCATCTGA
- a CDS encoding SWIM zinc finger family protein, whose amino-acid sequence MNRYDGDEDVERTFAPLPPAHGKGFAQTWWGRAWMKALEDTALDSQQLKAGRRLARAGSVGAVSVRPGRITAVVQDHDRTQHRADVLLAELSDEQWDRFLDMTVERAGHVAALLDRDMPPHLVEDAAATGVDLLPGMGDLEPECDCGAWDHCRHTAALCYQVARLLDQDPFVLLLMRGRGERALLDDLQARSTAPTEAASEPEGVDAAEAFAAGYILPPLPDLPELPEEPGVPPSLDTETPPPSDVDPVALEYLAARTAAEAHHLLVDALRGAAERPDLPPEQDAVRLAAGIPAEAVMERLAEGSGRSREQLALAVRAWELGGTAALSVLEDEWAVEGETLVRARAALESAWDEGERPSLRAKGNRWTAVGTAGQVRLGLDGRWWPYRKERGRWVPAGGPSQDPATALASAEPGSDG is encoded by the coding sequence ATGAATCGCTACGACGGTGACGAGGACGTGGAGCGCACGTTCGCTCCGCTGCCGCCCGCGCACGGGAAGGGCTTCGCGCAGACGTGGTGGGGCCGGGCCTGGATGAAGGCGCTGGAGGACACCGCGCTCGACTCCCAGCAGCTCAAGGCGGGCCGCAGGCTCGCCCGCGCGGGAAGCGTGGGCGCGGTGTCGGTGCGCCCGGGGCGCATCACGGCCGTCGTGCAGGACCACGACCGCACACAACACCGGGCGGACGTCCTGCTGGCAGAGCTGTCCGACGAACAGTGGGACCGGTTCCTGGACATGACCGTCGAGCGGGCCGGGCATGTCGCGGCGCTGCTGGACCGCGACATGCCGCCGCACCTGGTCGAGGACGCGGCGGCCACCGGCGTCGACCTGCTGCCCGGCATGGGCGACCTGGAGCCCGAGTGCGACTGCGGGGCCTGGGACCACTGCAGGCACACGGCGGCCCTGTGCTACCAGGTGGCGCGGCTGCTGGACCAGGATCCGTTCGTGCTGCTGTTGATGCGGGGACGGGGTGAACGGGCCCTGCTGGACGACCTCCAGGCCCGCAGCACCGCACCCACCGAGGCGGCGTCCGAACCGGAGGGCGTGGACGCCGCTGAGGCGTTCGCGGCCGGGTACATCCTGCCGCCGCTGCCGGACCTCCCCGAACTCCCCGAGGAGCCGGGTGTACCGCCGTCCCTCGACACCGAGACGCCTCCCCCGTCCGATGTCGACCCCGTCGCCCTGGAGTACCTCGCCGCCCGCACCGCGGCGGAGGCGCACCATCTGCTCGTCGACGCGCTGCGCGGAGCGGCGGAGCGCCCTGACCTGCCGCCGGAACAGGACGCGGTCCGGCTCGCCGCCGGCATTCCCGCGGAGGCCGTGATGGAGCGCCTCGCCGAAGGTTCGGGGCGCAGCCGGGAGCAGTTGGCCCTGGCGGTACGGGCCTGGGAGCTCGGCGGGACGGCCGCGCTGTCCGTACTGGAGGACGAGTGGGCCGTAGAGGGCGAAACCCTCGTACGCGCGCGTGCGGCTCTGGAGTCGGCCTGGGACGAGGGCGAGCGTCCGTCGCTGCGGGCCAAGGGCAACCGGTGGACGGCCGTCGGCACGGCGGGGCAGGTGCGGCTGGGGCTGGACGGCCGCTGGTGGCCGTACCGGAAGGAGCGGGGCCGCTGGGTGCCGGCCGGCGGGCCCTCCCAGGACCCGGCCACGGCACTTGCCTCGGCGGAGCCCGGGTCCGACGGGTAG
- the xylA gene encoding xylose isomerase, with product MNYQPTPEDRFTFGLWTVGWQGRDPFGDATRRALDPVETVQRLAELGAHGVTFHDDDLIPFGSSDTEREAHIKRFRQALDATGMTVPMATTNLFTHPVFKDGAFTANDRDVRRYALRKTIRNIDLAAELGAKIYVAWGGREGAESGAAKDVRVALDRMKEAFDLLGEYVIDQGYDLRFAIEPKPNEPRGDILLPTVGHALAFIERLERPEMYGVNPEVGHEQMAGLNFPHGIAQALWAGKLFHIDLNGQSGIKYDQDLRFGAGDLRAAFWLVDLLESAGYAGPRHFDFKPPRTEDLDGVWASAAGCMRNYLILKERAAAFRADPEVQEALRASRLDELAQPTAADGLQSLLADRAAFEDFDAEAAATRGMAFERLDQLAMDHLLGARG from the coding sequence ATGAACTACCAGCCCACCCCCGAGGACAGGTTCACCTTCGGCCTGTGGACCGTCGGCTGGCAGGGACGGGACCCCTTCGGCGACGCCACCCGCCGCGCCCTCGACCCGGTCGAGACAGTGCAGCGCCTGGCCGAGCTCGGTGCCCACGGGGTCACCTTCCACGACGACGACCTGATCCCCTTCGGATCCTCGGACACCGAGCGCGAGGCGCACATCAAGCGCTTCCGGCAGGCTCTCGACGCGACCGGCATGACCGTGCCGATGGCCACGACGAACCTCTTCACGCACCCCGTCTTCAAGGACGGCGCGTTCACCGCCAACGACCGTGACGTGCGCCGTTACGCCCTGCGCAAGACGATCCGCAACATCGACCTCGCGGCCGAACTGGGCGCGAAGATCTACGTCGCCTGGGGCGGCCGCGAGGGCGCCGAGTCCGGTGCCGCGAAGGACGTGCGCGTCGCGCTGGACCGTATGAAGGAGGCCTTCGACCTCCTCGGCGAGTACGTGATCGACCAGGGCTACGACCTGCGCTTCGCCATCGAGCCCAAGCCGAACGAGCCGCGCGGCGACATCCTGCTGCCCACCGTCGGGCACGCGCTGGCATTCATCGAGCGCCTGGAGCGCCCCGAGATGTACGGCGTCAACCCCGAGGTCGGCCACGAGCAGATGGCCGGACTGAACTTCCCGCACGGCATCGCGCAGGCCCTGTGGGCGGGCAAGCTCTTCCACATCGACCTCAACGGCCAGTCCGGCATCAAGTACGACCAGGACCTGCGCTTCGGCGCCGGCGACCTGCGCGCCGCCTTCTGGCTCGTCGACCTGCTGGAGAGCGCCGGATACGCCGGACCGCGCCACTTCGACTTCAAGCCGCCGCGGACCGAGGACCTGGACGGCGTGTGGGCGTCGGCCGCGGGCTGCATGCGCAACTACCTGATCCTCAAGGAGCGCGCGGCCGCCTTCCGCGCGGACCCGGAGGTCCAGGAGGCGCTGCGGGCCTCGCGCCTGGACGAACTCGCGCAGCCCACCGCGGCCGACGGTCTGCAGTCCCTGCTCGCCGACCGCGCCGCGTTCGAGGACTTCGACGCCGAGGCTGCCGCCACGCGCGGGATGGCCTTCGAGCGCCTTGACCAGCTGGCCATGGACCATCTGCTGGGGGCGCGGGGCTGA